In Planctomycetota bacterium, the genomic window TAGACATCTCTCCTGGAAATTGTTGCTTGGCCGCCCGCTTGGTCGATTGAGAGTCGTTCCGAATTCCCGGTCGACGCATTTTACGAAGGGTTGAAACCATGGATTATTTTCGCATTCAGGGTGGCCGCCGGCTCTCGGGCCGCGTGACGGTCGAGGGCTCGAAAAACGCGGCCCTTCCGCTGATGGCGGCGTCGCTGCTGACCGACGGCAAGCTCACGCTCAAGAACATCAAGCCCCTGGCGGACATCGAGAACATGAACTTCCTGCTCCGCGAGCTCGGCGTCGACGCCCAGCGCACCGGTGACGCGCTGTCGCTGACCAGCATGGACCAGAACTGCGTTCACGCCCGCTACGACATCGTGCGAACCATGCGTGCCAGCATCTGCGTGCTCGGCCCGATGGTGGCGCGGCGCCGCAAGGCCGTGGTGAGCATGCCCGGCGGCTGCAGCTTCGGGCATCGGCCGGTCGACCTGCATCTGAAGGGGCTGGAGGCGCTGGGGGCCAAGATCGAGCTGCGCAACGGGGACATCGTCGCCACCGCGGACCGACTCAAGGGCAACACCGTTTTCCTGGGCGGACCCAACGGCAGCACCGTGCTGGGAACGTCCAACATCATGAGCGCCGCCACGCTGGCCAAGGGCCGAACGATCATCGAATGCGCCGCCTGCGAGCCCGAAGTGGTCGAGGTGGCGGAGATGCTCAATCAAATGGGGGCGAAAATCCAGGGGGCGGGAAGCCCGCGCCTGATCATTGATGGCGTGGAGGAGCTGACCGGGACCGAGCACACCGTCATGCCCGACCGCATCGTGGCCGGCACCTACGCCGTGGCGGCGGCGATGACCAACGGCGACATCATCCTGGATGACTTCCCCTTCGACGCGCTGCTGGCCACGCTGGACGTTTTCCGCGAGATCGGCGTGCACGTCGAGCGGCTCGACGACAAGAATCCCAAGCGCTGCTCGGTGCGCGTCACCAGCGAGCGCAATCTTCGCCCGGCAACCATCACCACCCAGCCGCACCCCGGTTTCCCCACCGACCTGCAGGCCCAGCTCATGGCCCTGCTCTGCCTGGCCCAGGGCAACAGCGTGATCACCGAGAAGATCTATCTGGAGCGATTCCTGCATGTGGCCGAACTTTCGCGCATGGGCGCGCATCTGAACCGGCAGGGGCCGACGGTCATCATCACCGGTGGATCGAAGCTGGTCGGTGCCCCCGTGATGGCCAGCGACCTGCGCGCCAGCGCCAGCCTGGTGCTCGCCGGGCTCGCGGCCGAGGGCGAAACCAACGTGACGCGCGTCTATCACCTGGACCGCGGCTATTACCAGATGGAGAAGGTTCTGAATTCGCTGGGGGCGCGCATCGAGCGCCTCCGCGAGGAGAAGGGATCGCCGGCCAGCGCCGAGGCGGCGGCCGCTTCGGTCTGAAGCGACGGCGCTTCGGGTCCGATGAATCCCACCGGCCGCCCCAGGTCGAAGGAGTGCGTTTTAATTCTGCTTCAGCAGCGACTCGTGGAAGGAGTCGAGGGACTTCTTCAGCGCCTCGAGCGAGGCCCCGGCGCGGTGGCGGATCTCGACCGCAGTCTCGGGTGAGGCCTTCTCCATGAGCTTGGCCAGGGCCTCAAGATCGTCCACAGACCATTGCACTTCTTCCGCGCGCAGCGCCAGCATCCGGATCACCATCAGGCGCTCCTGCTCGTTGATCTCGCCCGCGTTGGGCTTCTCCAGGATCGCCCGCATCACGGATTCCAGGACGGCATGGAAGAGACGGTCGATTTGACCGGCCCCAAGGGAGAATTCCGAGAGCATCTGGTACCAGAGCTTGCCGGTTTCAGAGCCCGTGGCGGAGAGTGACTCCAGGATGGTCTTGATCCGGGCGAATTCAAGCTGGTACTCGTCGTAGGCCTTGACCATCTTTTCGCCAAGCTTGCTCTTGAGATCGTCGGCGATGGCGCCGTAGTCGGCGCGGATCGCCTGTGCGTCCTGCCTCACGCTGTCGAAGTCGCCGCGGACCTGCTGCGACACCTTCGACACCATTCGGGACATGCTCTGCGGATCCTGGGATTCCTCGTCGCCGATCCCGAGCTGGCGGGTCAGGTCGCCGGCGCTGGACTTCAGGGCCGTGATGCGTGGGCTCCACTCGTCGAAGTCGCCGCGGATCTTGGAGCGGGCGGAGTTGAACGAGGCCACGATGGGATCGAACCTCGCGGAGAAGTCCTGGCGTGCCACCTTCATGAGCCAATCCTTGAAGGGATCGAAATCCTCCAGCATCTGCTTCAGCTGCGCCGCGACCGGCCCGCCCAGTATGGAGTTGAGGCCGGAGCTCGGATTGCTGGCGCGGATGGTGGAGTTTGCGGGCAGCGGCTGTCGCGCGACCGAGAGCCGGGGATTGAAGCCGGTCTCGGAGAT contains:
- the murA gene encoding UDP-N-acetylglucosamine 1-carboxyvinyltransferase; the encoded protein is MDYFRIQGGRRLSGRVTVEGSKNAALPLMAASLLTDGKLTLKNIKPLADIENMNFLLRELGVDAQRTGDALSLTSMDQNCVHARYDIVRTMRASICVLGPMVARRRKAVVSMPGGCSFGHRPVDLHLKGLEALGAKIELRNGDIVATADRLKGNTVFLGGPNGSTVLGTSNIMSAATLAKGRTIIECAACEPEVVEVAEMLNQMGAKIQGAGSPRLIIDGVEELTGTEHTVMPDRIVAGTYAVAAAMTNGDIILDDFPFDALLATLDVFREIGVHVERLDDKNPKRCSVRVTSERNLRPATITTQPHPGFPTDLQAQLMALLCLAQGNSVITEKIYLERFLHVAELSRMGAHLNRQGPTVIITGGSKLVGAPVMASDLRASASLVLAGLAAEGETNVTRVYHLDRGYYQMEKVLNSLGARIERLREEKGSPASAEAAAASV